In uncultured Fibrobacter sp., a single genomic region encodes these proteins:
- a CDS encoding SufE family protein, which yields MSELMDSRLNEVRETFANFADEDGKWKYLLDLARAHKGMDASLKDEKFIIQGCASTMYLVPKFDGEKIHFEMDVEGGTTNPLISRGLGALALKVYNDMTPADILAVDPKFFQDIGLNVGLSPTRSNGFASLVKQIYLYARVFLALAKK from the coding sequence ATGAGTGAATTGATGGATTCTCGTTTGAATGAAGTGCGTGAGACGTTTGCAAATTTTGCAGACGAAGATGGCAAGTGGAAATACTTGTTGGATTTGGCACGAGCCCACAAGGGTATGGATGCATCTCTCAAAGATGAAAAGTTCATTATTCAGGGTTGTGCCTCGACCATGTATCTGGTGCCCAAGTTCGATGGTGAAAAAATTCATTTTGAAATGGATGTCGAAGGCGGAACGACGAACCCGCTCATTAGCCGTGGTCTTGGCGCCTTGGCGCTCAAGGTCTATAATGATATGACGCCTGCAGATATTCTTGCCGTCGACCCGAAGTTTTTCCAGGATATCGGTTTGAATGTAGGCCTTTCGCCGACGCGTTCCAACGGCTTTGCAAGCCTTGTCAAGCAGATTTATTTGTATGCGCGGGTCTTTCTCGCCCTTGCAAAAAAATAG